A genomic window from Amblyomma americanum isolate KBUSLIRL-KWMA unplaced genomic scaffold, ASM5285725v1 scaffold_26, whole genome shotgun sequence includes:
- the LOC144111998 gene encoding uncharacterized protein LOC144111998 — MRGKNAAIQAEALEAQISKLPPRQQEAVRQCFAASKVKPNGLRYTKMWVLDCIIMKMKSPRLYEHLRRNSILSLPCKSTLKCYVSAYRTVFGFSDKVLRQLKVKSAELDAWKKHGGLVKLSEHFAVKTSGVIEGFVDLGPFTAAKDKGVPCDHGMVILFVPFQGKWSQVIGYFATHGNMKGDILAKVVIEATVLAEKSGLFVDFITCDGASWNRRMWRILGIQASAESTTCKIQHPSDASRNLFFISDFPHLIKS, encoded by the exons ATGAGAGGGAAAAATGCTGCCATTCAAGCAGAAGCATTAGAAGCACAGATCTCAAAACTGCCCCCCAGACAGCAGGAAGCTGTTCGACAGTGCTTCGCAGCTTCAAAAGTGAAACCTAATGGTCTACGCTACACGAAAATGTGGGTCCTGGACTGCATAATAATGAAGATGAAAAGTCCTCGTCTGTATGAGCATCTTCGCCGTAATAGCATTCTTTCCCTACCGTGCAAATCAACCCTCAAGTGCTATGTATCTGCATATCGCACTGTGTTTGGCTTCAGCGACAAAGTTCTGAGGCAGCTAAAAGTGAAGTCAGCTGAGCTTGATGCCTGGAAAAAACATGGCGGATTAGTAAAGCTGTCGGAACACTTTGCAGTTAAAACGTCTGGGGTTATTGAGGGTTTTGTAGACCTAGGCCCTTTCACAGCAGCCAAAGACAAAGGTGTCCCATGTGACCATGGCATGGTTATACTATTTGTTCCCTTTCAGGGAAAATGGAGCCAGGTAATTGGCTATTTTGCCACACATGGCAACATGAAGGGGGACATTCTTGCCAAAGTTGTTATTGAGGCAACCGTATTGGCCGAAAAGAGTGGCCTTTTTGTTGATTTCATTACATGCGACGGCGCAAGCTGGAATAGAAGGATGTGGAGGATACTTGGGATACAAGCATCAGCTGAGTCTACCACCTGCAAAATTCAGCACCCCAGCGATGCATCACGAAACCTTTTTTTTATATCCGACTTCCCTCATCTTATCAAAT CTTAA